The following proteins come from a genomic window of Anguilla rostrata isolate EN2019 chromosome 17, ASM1855537v3, whole genome shotgun sequence:
- the glis2b gene encoding zinc finger protein GLIS2b → MLSLDEPLDLKLPRGRGGGRDRVARTPPALTPSPLLAKRARQLRMADDGTAVIVPASPASPHTGVPVLPQEKPEPRTPPAIDLSMSPSSRHAPSPPEQSNGHGVTQLLSGDSAHIRYVESGASSQAFQFFLPIGAGGGLHLPPSMFIGPPKEKRASPELSADEQLACRWRKCHLLFDSLQDLVDHVNDFHVKPEKDSGYCCHWEGCARKGRGFNARYKMLIHIRTHTNETARCPLQQEFPLENLKTHTRSHTGEKPYICPYEGCSKRYSNSSDRFKHTRTHYVDKPYCCKMAGCLKRYTDPSSLRKHIKAHGHFVAQDPPPAGGPGAGLKAAHSKEAELPYVSGAHIIIPGAAAAAAAAAVLGGRALPLSPLSPRPLDLSALGCPGSPPPPVLSFGASQLGLPPGFPSAALGMPMVSLLGPERRAAARKGGAKGEGQGGEDALLGGLPGAVLNLSAGVGHDPLSPGWVVIPPGSLLLKPAVVN, encoded by the exons ATGCTGTCCCTGGACGAGCCGCTGGACCTGAAGCTCCCCCGCGGGCGTGGCGGTGGGCGGGACCGGGTGGCCCGCACCCCCCCtgctctcaccccctccccgctGCTGGCCAAACGCGCCAGGCAGCTGCGCATGGCGGACGACGGCACGGCTGTCATCGTGCCCGCCTCCCCGGCCTCCCCCCACACAg gtgtacCTGTGCTCCCCCAGGAGAAACCAGAGCCCCGGACCCCCCCAGCTATTGACCTCAGCAtgtccccctcctcccgccacgccccctcccccccggaaCAGTCCAACGGGCACGGGGTGACCCAGCtcctctcaggg GACTCGGCTCACATTCGCTACGTGGAGAGCGGGGCCTCTTCGCAGGCCTTCCAGTTCTTCCTGCCAATCGGAGCGGGGGGCGGGCTCCACCTGCCGCCCTCCATGTTCATTGGCCCGCCCAAGGAGAAGCGGGCGTCGCCCGAGCTGTCGGCGGACGAGCAGCTGGCCTGCCGCTGGAGGAAG TGCCACCTGCTCTTCGactccctccaggacctggtGGACCACGTCAACGACTTCCACGTAAAGCCTGAAAAGGATTCTGGGTACTGCTGCCACTGGGAGGGGTGTGCACGAAAAGGGCGGGGCTTCAATGCCAG GTATAAGATGCTGATCCACATCCGCACTCACACCAATGAGACCGCACGCTGCCCACTGCAACAAGAGTTTCCGCTGGAGAACCTCAAAA cacacacacgctcacacacag gagagaAGCCGTACATCTGTCCGTACGAGGGCTGCAGCAAGCGCTACTCCAACTCCAGCGACCGCTtcaagcacacgcgcacacactacGTGGACAAGCCGTACTGCTGCAAGATGGCGGGCTGCCTGAAGCGCTACACGGACCCCAGCTCCCTGCGCAAGCACATCAAGGCCCACGGGCACTTCGTGGCGCAGGACCCGCCCCCTGCgggcgggccgggggcggggctgaaggCGGCGCACAGCAAGGAGGCGGAGCTCCCCTACGTCAGCGGGGCCCACATCATCATcccgggggcggcggcggcggcggcggcggcggccgtcCTGGGGGGCCGCGCCCTGCCCCTGTCGCCCCTCAGCCCGCGGCCCCTGGACCTGAGCGCGCTGGGCTGTCCCGGCTCCCCGCCGCCCCCCGTCCTGTCGTTCGGGGCGTCCCAGCTGGGGCTGCCGCCGGGGTTCCCCTCCGCCGCGCTGGGGATGCCCATGGTGTCGCTGCTGGGCCCGgagcgccgcgccgccgcccgcAAGGGCGGGgccaagggggaggggcagggcggcGAGGACGCGCTCCTGGGGGGCCTCCCCGGGGCCGTCCTGAACCTCTCAGCAGGGGTGGGCCAcgaccccctctcccccggcTGGGTGGTCATCCCCCCGGGGTCCCTGCTGCTGAAGCCAGCTGTGGTCAACTGA